The following DNA comes from Quercus robur chromosome 1, dhQueRobu3.1, whole genome shotgun sequence.
atccaactcCAAGAAGatttttgtggaaaatataATTCTCTTCAGTTGTTAAAATAATGGCTATTTTAttagagaaacttttttttggggggggggggggggggagtggaCTTGGGGTTTACACTTACAATAAACAAAATTGTTTATCTTATACTACTTACAATAAATAGGACACTCAAGAATAAGATAGAAAGATTTTTGATACTTGGCTGAAAATTCACCAATCTTTTTGTGTATCTGGGCAAAAGTTAGGTAGTCTTGCAGTGGTGCTTCGGGCTCTCACAAAGAGGGTGGGACCCACCATGGAGCCCCTTTATTTATgagagctttttatttttattttttttgagagaccATTTATGAGAGCTCGAAATACTGTTCTgggactatttttttttttgggtatatctATTGCGCACTTATCATTAAAGTAATCCtcttttggttattttttgttGACTTCAAGAAAATTTCTCGTTAACTAAGATTTTCAACCACATCAAACAAGAACTTTATTCCCACTTGGGCCATGCGAAAAACCCACTTGACTTCAAAAAATAGTAGGTTGGGCTGTTCTGTGGGTTGaattatatttatgtgtatatatgtgtatatatatatatatatatagggaaacaaaaaaaaaatatggttaTTAAAAAAGCTTAGGcgtcaattttatttatttatttatttatttttgttattctttttctttcatttgctattcgagagaaaacaaaaaactatttgAAAGAATATCAAGGACACActaaaagttatattttatgacccatttataatttaatcaaatatatattgGTAACCCGGCCAATCTGCGTATTGAAACCACCTATATTTTCAATCGATCAACCAACTATAGAGGCTGGTGGGTCAGTGATGGTTTGGAATTTTCctaacccaccaccaccaagaAGAAATTGATTAAGAATTTTAACCTCGATCCGACCGGGTAAAATCTTACTCATGACACACGTGTAGGATCCATATGCATGGCTCTCACATACATAAATAACATGAGATAAGTGATCTATACATGCTAGAACGATATATTGTTTACTTTTAATTCACTTGAGATCATGAATTAAAATTGGACACCTAATTCTTAACATACAAAATTTGACTCtaaatatgtttggagcctTAATTAGGCTCCAACCACCAATAGAAAAATGACATTAGTACTTGTCATGTACAATGCCTATGACTTATATTATTTGGTTAGTTAATTTAAGTGAGTTATGTGTATTATAAATGATGGGACACATTATTTTCCTATTAGTAATTGAAGCCAAACCTTTTCCGTCCCTAAAGAGCATTCTTTACCCAAGTCTGAACTCTGAACAACTAATTTTCTGGGCCTTGGATAAATCCATTCATAGTTTTGGTTGCACCGACTCAGGCCCCGCACAAAATGGCCCAACATGCTTGAGAGATAATTTACTTTACTGCTATTCTTGATGTTGAAGGTGCACCTATATTATgagcattaaaaaataatattaaaatttaaaaaaaaaaaaaaaaccttaataacTTATATAAGAAGATAGGAAACAAACTCGAGGCACAAAAAAAGGTGTATTATATTACAATCCCAAAGcaattttcatcaaaaatattctttttctcACTTTGCTTGCTTAATTGGCTACTCTTTTCCCCCCTTTTCTATggcctcttttcttcttttcagaGAAAAcagaaagtaaaaataaaattagattccACATGATGAAATCGCCAAACTCAATGCATGAAATGATTGCTCAATATCCTCTCCACTTACACCCTCTGGATATTCTcgaattcattattttttaccCACTTATGATCTGTTTGTTTCCCTAGAATTCTGgctgaaaagtaaagaaaacaaTGTTTGCTTTATCACCTAGATTGCTGAGTGCCTAATTAGTTAGTTTGTtagtaaagaaaaatgattaGCCGTAGTGGTTAGTGTTTAAATTGTTGTTGGAATTGAAAGTGAGGGacacagaaacaaaaaaaaaagcacattgagaagtaattaattttaattagccCCAATAGgtgaaaaatgagaaatttaaacTATTTCATAAGATCTGGTCTCATcagcacaatttttttatatgggaTATTAATACAAATTAAGGGGGTGgaaaaattaaacaaagaaagaagaagcttACAAAGATTATGTATGGCTATGGTATTTTACACACAATCTATATTATTAAATACGAATAATGCAAAGCTTCAGATTCCTACAGTAGAACATTTTGGTTAAAGAAAAATCATGACTCCCTTTTCTGACCATCTGTTACAAATTAACGACTCTATTAATTTTTCCTTATGGATAATTTGGTATAATGATTAATTAGAAATTCTATGTAAAGAGGGCCTTGGCTCCACCTTGCCTAGGAACACTTGGAAGCAGTTATGAAAACGATGCCATATTTTAAGGTTATAGATTTCATCGCAATCACCTCTTTGGTTTGTTTAATTGAGTAGACAATACATCATAGCACTCAAAGTATttggttttaggtttatggctacatgtattttcatttttataaatcaaaattattaagAGTCTTGTAATTTAGAGATATTATTTGGTCTTTTATAAGAGGAGAACCATGGTTTGAATCTCCCCtccttatttattataattattgaattatataaaaaaaatgaattcaaataaaataacataagagGTTCTTAATGCCTCATTATATCTCAAACATAAATAAgactacaatttaaaaaaaatcataaaatttgtcCTTAAATTAAGCTAGGGCTGCCTTAATAAATTTTGAAGCTTAAAAcgatatattttattgtattatatatatgtgtgtggtggtggtggtggtgggggtgcggggggggggggggttagtTACAAAATCGTTCTGTGTTTTTTGATttgcaaattattaactaagtttttgtatttagatTTTGTTAATATATCTTTTACAAGTTAGTAAAATTGACTATCATTGATTATTTGATAAAGGcaaagccctttttttttttttttagaatttcaattGGGTTGGATCTCTATAACTCAATACTTTGGGGCACTTTTGGAGATGGgagaaaaaaatgcaaaacctatatatatatatatatatatatatatatgatttttttttttaatcaattatcTACATACACTTTTAGGACTATTTTGTACAATTTTGGCGCCCCTTTGTTTAAGTTATGGAGGGCTTTGTGACCTTCTATAAAATTTTCGGATAGGTGGAGCCTTAATCCTGGGTCTAGAGCTGACATTGTTTTAAGCAAGATGAAATAAAAGTGTAGATTTTCGTGTAAGTCCAATGTACTTGTCTTGTTTATATCACTTGAATTTGAATTATTAGCCAACGGGGGCTTGGTTGAGTGGGTAAGGTTCGTTCGCTTCGTGCACTACACCTAGGTTCGAATCTCGCTGTCCGCAGGAGTCCGTTGGTGGGCATCCTTAATGGGGTAACTCCCCACATAGTGGTACAAGCAGACCCACGAGATCAGGCTACCCTGTTCGAGGCCATCTGGCGCTCTGCCCGGGGGTGTAATATAGCCATAAAGGcccttatttttgtttctcaaaaaaaaaaaaaaaaattttgaattattgtaTTGCGGTATTTGTACTATACATTAAATTGTGTTACACGGTTTAGTCTCTCTGGTTAAGCTTCGAGTTGATCTCTTTATATAACCCTCAATAATGAATTCATTATAATGTACAATTCAATATAGTAAAGATGGACCTATTTTACTGTGAATGATCTAATAAATATATCATATAGCAGACTACTATCAGTTacgtgtttctttttttaacttctctatctctctttattTTCAGGATTACTTCTTTACAATAGTACCTAATCTGCTAACAATATAGAATCTATAGATACCAGCTTATGCTCagggtaaagaaaaaaaaatgaaagatggcTTTGCATATTAGTAATTTTTGGTAAGGTTTCATagtctttaattttattttattttttcctaggAAAAACTGTAGAGGAAAAGCCAAACTTGCTCATTCCAAGAATTGCTACTGAATCATGAAGTAGCTTAATTAGCTCAGCTGAACTTGAGCTCTCAACTGTACATAACATTTTTGCTAATAAATCTCAGCCAAAACAACTGGAGCCTACCAACAGTTTAAACATTAGAGACCCCAAATTTCAATTCTTCAGAATGCAATCTCTTCTTGCCACTAAGAGGGACTCCAAACAGCTTGACAGTACTGTTTGTATCCTCAGTTGAAGTCACCAAAGACTTATTACCCAAGTTGCAGCCTTTAGCCCCATGAACACCCACAACATTTTGAGCCTCACATAAAGAATCCAACTCTATGAGCTTGGGAATAGCATGACTGTTTCTTTGGTCAAAAGATACAGGTTTTACATGGTTTTGAATGAAGTAGATAATGTCATTGTAGAGATTCTTCATGTGAGCTAGTTCTGACAATAGCATGAAGTTTTTTCTCCTCAGTCGCTGATTATCTTCTGTGAGAGCCGTAAGGATATCGGTATTGGGTTTTGGAGATGGCAATGGAGAGTCAAACCAAGCTGCATTATCATCTGGTTGGAAAAATTGGTGTGGTTGGTCATGGTAGTACTGTTGGTGATGGTGCTGAGGGGTTTTCCTTCTGTGGATCTCGGATAATAAGTGCTTTGCACCTTTTCTGAAGTACTCGTTTGCAAATTCCCATCGGTCTGAAACAATCTTTTTAAAACCCTGAAAGTATAGCCATTAACAAGaatgagagaagagagggaaagttttgtctatatatatattagaagtaTGTAGACACCCATTGAAAAATTATGATGGAATATTTATTGAGATGAAAATGGAATGAATAATCATCTATTATATTCTTGATCTTTCATTTTATGTTTCACCAATTACCAATCGTAACATGTCATGTGTCTAattctttattcatttattctatttttaactttggttattttatgATGTGATGTACTATCACTAATGGAATATAAAGTATAACACTAAGAGGTGgatacaaaaattttattttgagagatgttttgtattttgcaCACTTAGATCTCCATTTGGGTGATCTCAtgtcttttccaaaaaaaaaacaaactacaatttttctctaaggtttctAAAGGGTAGAACAATGGTCTTAGGACTACAGTTTATAAAGCAAAGCCATCAATGATTTGACTCTCTCacccttttaattgatactactGGTCTTTAAACTATCCAAAGGAATATATATTGTAAATGTACTTCAGACGTTCACTTGTCATCAAAGGCTAGAGCAAGTGACAAACACACTAGAATGTATCCAAACTGATATAAACCAACTCATCAAACACAAACAGTTTACAGAAACTGATTAAAGGTATAGTttatagagaaaaatataatcGATAAATAAAgctgtatgtgtgtgtttggtgTATAGGTATTTATACCAATTGAACTGAAAAGATAAAGACAGGGAAAAAAGCACTATCCAGCTTACTTATCTCAATTAACGTGATTTGAAAATCACCCATTGAAAAAGACTTTTTCATGGTCTCAAAATAGAGTGACCAGGTTAACCAGagacttgtgtgtgtgtgtgtgagagatagagagagagagagagagagagattagtgTTGTATTCTCACATAGGTATTAAGCTGCCTAACAAAGCTTGAAAAGTTGTTGTGCTTGAAGTAGTTTGGTAGGAGATCTCTAGCAAACTCAGGAGGCCTCCACACAACAAAGGTGGTTTCATCTTCACCCCAAGACACAATGTGATCAGTGCGAGGGTCATCAACCAGTTGGTATGTCTTTGTCAGAAATGGCGCTGGCACTGTCTTTTGAGACTCCACTGAGAACACCATCTCTTCACACCTCTCCATTGTGAAAGCCATTACCACCAGACTATTATGCTTCTTCTTCTACCACATATGTCTTTACAATGACTCTCTATTCATTCACTCCAACCCCGCAACATGtttaaagctctctctctctctctctctctcacacacataaagaattttctaactttagcaaacaaaaacatatgACCATGtcactaaaataaaagttaatccCTGTGCTCTCTGgttttttacctttaaaaagCAGATGGGCATGTCAGtaaactatttcatttttttatttctagaaTTACTATTATGTAATAAGATCCTATGAGCTATTAATTAGCTATTGATTGTTCCCTTGACTGCATTTGACAGTAGAGATGTATGTGGATGTCTCTTAAGCTTTTACATTTGTTTAttcccccctccttttttttcttcttctttctaataGTTGAATTTATATGGGCACTCCACTTTTCTGACTATTTAGTGCCCTTTAGTGTATTGACAATTTCACACCAATTAAACTACCATGAATCCTTGATGCTTGAGTAGAAAATAGATATGCTTATCACTGTCGTTTTCCTCttctttaaattataaaataaaataaaattaatgttaaGAATTCAGTCTttctgaaaaaattaaaatggtttACCAACCACTACTTTCAAATCTAATACAAATAAGAGTTTTATACACTAAATATTACTTTCAAATCCCATACAATAATCTTGATGTCTTATATTTTTGCCACTATCCTTGACCAAAAATCAAGAAGGCTCTTCCCTATGTTCAAGGGGAAAAGGATTAAAATAAAGGGTAGAGACTCAAAtcaaagatttatatatatatatatatatatatatttatatatatatatatatatatattttttaaatgcttatATTTTTGTTCCAAACATAAAGAAGCCAAGTCTTGCAATTTCCTAGGATAATAATGTGAAGACATTGttagatttttatttctttctaggAGGGACATCATTCTTATCTAGAAATGGAACTTGAAAGCTCATGATGacataaattaattaatgtgATCCATAGATTTTAACACTTGATGCATATAGGCCCGCGATTTCACCAATTACACCGTCCATTTCAATATGTTGGACGCACTGACTTTcctgcctcttttttttttttaatattttttatctaattaattagtaCATTAATTAATTGTAAGGGAAAAGTTTATTTGTCTCTGATTTATTGCAAGTACAACATACTATAGTTTGTAATTGATTAGAATCA
Coding sequences within:
- the LOC126723695 gene encoding heat stress transcription factor B-4b-like, encoding MAFTMERCEEMVFSVESQKTVPAPFLTKTYQLVDDPRTDHIVSWGEDETTFVVWRPPEFARDLLPNYFKHNNFSSFVRQLNTYGFKKIVSDRWEFANEYFRKGAKHLLSEIHRRKTPQHHHQQYYHDQPHQFFQPDDNAAWFDSPLPSPKPNTDILTALTEDNQRLRRKNFMLLSELAHMKNLYNDIIYFIQNHVKPVSFDQRNSHAIPKLIELDSLCEAQNVVGVHGAKGCNLGNKSLVTSTEDTNSTVKLFGVPLSGKKRLHSEELKFGVSNV